The proteins below come from a single Myxococcus virescens genomic window:
- a CDS encoding ceramide glucosyltransferase gives MLLASTVLLLAACLGLFILTVQFALVLRHRRGPPLTAQPGTPRPGISILKPLCGVDDDLEANLAQFAGLDYAGAYEVVLGVKDARDPAFAVARAAVARWPHVMRLEVQEGEPGRNPKVNQLITLADRARYDVLVISDSNTRVAPGYLEEIAQAFEDPEVGCVTHPVAGMGERTFGSLLDNLHLGASAAAGMIAAKRLAGQDIVVGKSMALRREDVDALGGFFSVKDVLAEDYVIGQWVTRKLGRRVVMAHTPVFNVSLRKSVLSFLQRYLRWSVIHRTAVSPGTYLAQALLNPTPLALLGAMLAPSSDTAALCLGVALGKVAVDLSTVRALRPQALSWDAVPAVFAKDALLFAAWSYALFSRTVNWRGTRLRVGRGTRLMPVRTAGLTSEPALPQGDRILAG, from the coding sequence ATGTTGCTCGCCTCCACCGTCCTGCTGCTTGCCGCCTGCCTCGGATTGTTCATCCTCACCGTCCAGTTCGCGCTCGTGCTGCGCCACCGGCGTGGGCCGCCCCTCACCGCGCAACCGGGCACGCCCCGCCCGGGCATCTCCATCCTCAAGCCGCTGTGCGGCGTGGATGACGACCTGGAAGCCAACCTGGCGCAGTTCGCGGGGCTGGACTACGCGGGCGCGTACGAGGTGGTGCTCGGCGTCAAGGATGCCAGGGACCCGGCCTTCGCCGTCGCCCGCGCGGCGGTCGCCCGCTGGCCCCACGTCATGCGCCTGGAGGTCCAGGAGGGCGAGCCGGGCCGCAACCCGAAGGTGAACCAGCTCATCACCCTGGCGGACCGGGCGCGCTACGACGTGCTGGTCATCAGCGACAGCAACACGCGGGTGGCGCCGGGCTACCTGGAGGAGATTGCCCAGGCCTTCGAGGACCCGGAGGTGGGCTGTGTCACCCACCCGGTGGCGGGTATGGGCGAGCGCACCTTCGGCTCGCTCCTGGACAACCTGCACCTGGGCGCCAGCGCGGCGGCGGGGATGATTGCCGCCAAGCGGCTGGCGGGCCAGGACATCGTGGTGGGCAAGTCCATGGCGCTGCGCCGCGAGGACGTGGACGCGCTGGGGGGCTTCTTCTCCGTGAAGGACGTGCTGGCGGAGGACTACGTCATCGGCCAGTGGGTGACGCGGAAGCTGGGCCGGCGCGTGGTGATGGCGCACACGCCCGTGTTCAACGTGTCGCTGCGCAAGAGCGTCCTGTCCTTCCTCCAGCGCTATCTGCGCTGGAGCGTGATTCACCGGACCGCGGTGTCTCCGGGCACGTACCTGGCCCAGGCCCTGCTGAATCCCACGCCGCTGGCCCTGCTGGGCGCGATGCTGGCCCCCTCCTCGGACACCGCAGCGCTCTGCCTGGGGGTGGCCCTGGGCAAGGTCGCGGTGGACCTCTCCACCGTGCGCGCCCTGCGGCCGCAGGCCCTGTCGTGGGACGCGGTGCCCGCCGTCTTCGCCAAGGACGCCCTGCTCTTCGCGGCCTGGAGCTACGCGCTCTTCTCCCGCACCGTGAACTGGCGCGGCACCCGGCTGCGCGTGGGCCGGGGCACCCGGCTGATGCCGGTGCGCACGGCAGGCCTGACGTCCGAGCCCGCGCTGCCCCAGGGTGACCGCATCCTCGCGGGCTGA